One segment of Niabella beijingensis DNA contains the following:
- a CDS encoding alpha/beta hydrolase: MITKIKHGVLASFFFLGTCWCSGQETAAVKKVIYPQGYSEQLNLVYVKAGDWEGRMDIYLPAKEKGPAPVVINIHGGGWNKGNKESQTGFSTFFKKGYAVVNVEYRLSQQATAPAAVQDVRCALIYLVNNAKELNIDVNRIVVMGGSAGGHLALVAGLMGNDNRFDGNCPAKQPVKIAAIVDKYGITDVKVWQSKSAGMWLGPKADDLEFSRSVSPLYLVKKNSPPVFIVHGDADPIVPYQQSVDLKKKLDEAGVKNRFITVPGGQHGKFEKEANSRVNNEIIAFLKEIGIHQ, encoded by the coding sequence ATGATCACAAAAATCAAACACGGAGTACTGGCGTCGTTCTTTTTTCTTGGCACCTGCTGGTGCAGCGGTCAGGAAACAGCAGCAGTAAAAAAGGTGATTTATCCCCAGGGCTATTCCGAACAGCTGAACCTGGTGTATGTAAAGGCCGGTGACTGGGAAGGCCGGATGGATATATACCTGCCTGCAAAAGAAAAAGGTCCTGCGCCCGTGGTGATCAATATACATGGGGGCGGCTGGAATAAAGGCAACAAGGAATCGCAGACAGGATTCAGCACCTTCTTTAAAAAAGGCTATGCGGTTGTAAATGTGGAATACCGCCTTTCGCAACAGGCCACGGCACCGGCTGCAGTGCAGGATGTGCGCTGCGCACTGATCTATCTGGTGAACAATGCGAAGGAACTGAACATTGATGTGAACCGCATCGTGGTAATGGGCGGCTCCGCCGGAGGGCATCTGGCGCTGGTGGCCGGACTGATGGGCAATGACAACCGGTTTGATGGAAACTGCCCGGCAAAACAACCGGTTAAAATCGCCGCCATTGTGGATAAATACGGGATCACCGACGTAAAAGTCTGGCAAAGTAAGTCGGCTGGTATGTGGCTGGGACCCAAAGCGGATGATCTGGAATTTTCAAGATCGGTCTCCCCGCTCTACCTGGTAAAAAAGAACAGTCCGCCGGTATTTATTGTACATGGCGATGCCGATCCCATTGTGCCCTACCAGCAATCGGTCGACCTGAAAAAGAAACTGGATGAAGCAGGTGTAAAAAACCGGTTCATCACGGTACCCGGAGGACAGCACGGGAAATTTGAAAAGGAGGCCAACAGCCGGGTCAACAACGAGATCATTGCCTTTCTTAAAGAGATCGGTATCCATCAGTAA
- a CDS encoding cupin domain-containing protein: MIQSDLFQTDRETPWQDVGQGVQRQVYGYDDRLMLVKARFEKGAEGTLHEHHHSQATYVASGSFEVTIGDQKKVVAAGDGFYVPPHVLHGCVCLEAGILVDVFSPHREDFL; encoded by the coding sequence ATGATTCAAAGTGATCTTTTTCAGACAGACAGGGAAACGCCCTGGCAGGATGTGGGACAGGGAGTACAGCGACAGGTATATGGATATGACGATAGGCTGATGCTGGTAAAGGCCAGATTTGAAAAAGGCGCAGAAGGCACCCTGCACGAACATCACCACTCGCAGGCTACCTACGTGGCAAGCGGCTCTTTTGAAGTAACCATCGGAGATCAGAAAAAAGTAGTGGCCGCCGGTGATGGCTTTTATGTTCCGCCACATGTATTGCACGGATGTGTTTGCCTGGAAGCCGGGATACTGGTGGATGTGTTCAGTCCGCACCGGGAAGATTTCCTGTGA